The genome window TTTCGTCGCCCCATAATACGTTTTCTGGGTCGAGGTAATTTATCCAAAATATCTCTGGTTCGTAGTTAGTTTCACGAAATGGAGAAGAAATTTCTGAGTTATAAAGCTGCCAATATGATTGCAGTGTAAAGCCAAAAAATATGGCTTGGTCTTTATCCGAAAAATCATCGTAAAGAGGTACTTTTATCGATAGCTGGTATTTTGCTTCTAAGTTGTCGAGCGGTTCACCGTCGTTGTCGTCGGTTAGTGCGTCAAAGCCATCAAATGGGCGATCGTTTGGGTGTGATACGTACGAAAGCGGTAAAATATAGTTACGCTTATGTGGCGTAATTACATTTCTATTTTTTTTACCTACTTCTTCACGAGCTTGGCGTTTATCAAGCGCGGTAAGTTGTTTGTCTTCTTCAAGAGCTGAACACTTTTTACGAAGATCGTCTAATGTTTGTTTACCATCTCCGCCAATTACCTCATTTAAAATACACTGCTTTACAAGTTCGATGTCGTTGTCTTGCTCATTTGTAGCAACTTCTTCTTGTGCGAAGGTAGCTGTACTTATTAAGGCAGAAAGTGTGATCCAGTGGCGCCAGCTCATTGTAATTCCTTGTGGGTTCGGGTTGTGTTGTATGCGTTAATTTAATTATAACGTCTTTTTACATATGTAACGGTGAACTTTTACTGAATTTGTATTTATAACAACGTCTGTACGTATACAAAGTAAATATAGATCATAAAAAAAAGCGGCCTAGGCCGCTTTTTTAATGCACATTAACTATGTGCTCTCACGCAATGAGAAGGGTGAGCTAAAGCTCAAATATGTTAGTAAAAAACTTATAAAGTTCGGTGCCTTGGTTAACACTCGCCGAGGCAAAGTGCAAAATGGCAATTGCATCGCAATCTAGGGTGAGTGTTTGCAGTGGTTGCTCGCTTAAGTAGCGCTCCATTCGTAAAATATTAGCAATAGGCTCACCGGCTTTAATGTGTCCGCCAAGTGGGGCTATGTATTCAACCATGCCGCCAATGGGGGCGTAATAAGCAAAGTAGTCATCTAAATTACATGCATAGCGAGTGATATTAGCTGGCGTATGTGGTGCGTTTTGTAAAACACCTTTGTGATTTAAGTAACTTAAAATGCTGTTAGCATCGTTTAGTGCTTCTTTTAAGTCTATTTTTTCTTGGCTGCCTAGCTCTACAGTAAATGCTTCTACAGGTATTGATAATTCACGACCTTGCTCGCTAAGTGCATCACTCAAATGCCACCATGGGCAAAAGTTAGCTTCATCCATAGCACCGTCAAAATCACTAGGAATAAGCAATATATGCTCAATATTAAAGTAACGAGCGCTGTCGGTTGCATAATTTGGGCAGTACAAATGCTTGCTTGAAATAGGACCTGTGTGTAAATCGAGTACTATATCAGCCTGATGAGCAAGCTTTTGTAAGTTAAGCGCAATGCGTTTACCCGTATTAAGTAAATAAGCAGGGCCGTTAAGCTTGCTGTCTACCTCGTCAATAAGTGCCTGTTTGAAGTTACTTTTTAATGTAGCGTCGTCATACTGGGTATGATTTTGTGCAAACTGTGCCACTAAATTTTTATTGTAGTGATACATGCGATTCCAATTAGTGCCCGTAATCGGATCGAACCTGCCAAGGGTAAACTCGCCAGATTTTTGATTACAACCAATTGGGTTAGCATAAGGCACTAATGTAATATCGCCATTAAGATTAAGGTGTTTTAATTGCTCAAGTAGCTGAAAAATAACTGCGTTACCTTGCACTTCAGCGCCATGCATATTGGCCTGAACATAAACACTAGGCCCTGTGCCATCGCCTTTTAAACGATACACCGGAATTGTAAGCGGTAAGCCGTTTGCAACTTCCCCTACTACAATGTTCTCTTGGCTGATGTGTGTTGTATTACTCATGCTTATTACCTTAAGTAGTGGCTGGCATTTTCGGCTTGGCGAACACAGGTAAGTTCACCATTTTGCAATGTGTACTCGGCGGCGAGCTCGTGGCATAAAAAATACGGCATACTTTCGGTAAAGCCGTAAGCACCGCATTGGCTAAACACTAGCCAGTCGTGCTCATTTAAATCGCTTGGCAGGTTATGTTCACCCAAGCAATCAAGCGCTGTACAAAGTGGGCCGTATAAAGTGACCGCTTGAGTTTTAGCACTGGATTCACGCAGTAACGCAGCAGGAAAATCTTGGCTGGTAACAGCAGGGCGTA of Pseudoalteromonas arctica A 37-1-2 contains these proteins:
- a CDS encoding phospholipase A, whose translation is MSWRHWITLSALISTATFAQEEVATNEQDNDIELVKQCILNEVIGGDGKQTLDDLRKKCSALEEDKQLTALDKRQAREEVGKKNRNVITPHKRNYILPLSYVSHPNDRPFDGFDALTDDNDGEPLDNLEAKYQLSIKVPLYDDFSDKDQAIFFGFTLQSYWQLYNSEISSPFRETNYEPEIFWINYLDPENVLWGDEMAIALGISHQSNGRSQPNSRSWNRIYADFIWENRGFVFSFKPWYRIAEDEKEDILEAKGDDNPDIYKYMGYFEFSGAYRFHDHEFSFMTRNNLNSDNRGAIQLDWSFPLWGRVRGYAQYFNGYGESLIDYNADVERIGVGILLTDLL
- a CDS encoding succinylglutamate desuccinylase/aspartoacylase family protein, whose protein sequence is MSNTTHISQENIVVGEVANGLPLTIPVYRLKGDGTGPSVYVQANMHGAEVQGNAVIFQLLEQLKHLNLNGDITLVPYANPIGCNQKSGEFTLGRFDPITGTNWNRMYHYNKNLVAQFAQNHTQYDDATLKSNFKQALIDEVDSKLNGPAYLLNTGKRIALNLQKLAHQADIVLDLHTGPISSKHLYCPNYATDSARYFNIEHILLIPSDFDGAMDEANFCPWWHLSDALSEQGRELSIPVEAFTVELGSQEKIDLKEALNDANSILSYLNHKGVLQNAPHTPANITRYACNLDDYFAYYAPIGGMVEYIAPLGGHIKAGEPIANILRMERYLSEQPLQTLTLDCDAIAILHFASASVNQGTELYKFFTNIFEL